The proteins below come from a single Eucalyptus grandis isolate ANBG69807.140 chromosome 3, ASM1654582v1, whole genome shotgun sequence genomic window:
- the LOC104439529 gene encoding uncharacterized protein LOC104439529 has product MRPTQSGYDTCRHVEPGPAFSFSQIFAASFSRPSHLKCPFSSVFSRTKSLSQKSFSASFDTDDQHRPSALLVRRYSISAAAASSPPLQLPLASKVQSGFEPRKSSSTSASFDADDQHQPSAPLVRRYSISAAAAASSPPSQLPLASKVQRLADNVQSDFRMQLARQDYLEVPQRHLHRPQKEYQAK; this is encoded by the exons ATGCGCCCCACCCAATCAGGATACGACACGTGTCGACACGTGGAGCCGGGTCCCGCCTTTTCTTTTAGTCAAATTTTTGCCGCGTCCTTCTCCCGCCCTTCGCATTTGAAGTGCCCTTTCTCTTCTGTCTTCTCCCGCACGAAGtctctctcacaaaaatctttctccgcCTCCTTCGACACCGACGATCAGCACCGGCCGAGCGCCCTCCTCGTCCGGCGCtactcgatctccgccgccgccgcctcctcgccgcccttgcagctcccgctggcctccaaggtccagagcggcttcgagccgcggAAGTCGTCGTCgacctccgcctccttcgacgccgacgACCAGCACCAGCCGAGCGCCCCCCTCGTCCGGCGGtactcgatctccgccgccgccgccgcctcctcgccgccctcgcagcTCCCGCTGGCGTCCAAGGTCCAGCGTCTCGCGGACAATGTCCAG AGCGATTTCCGGATGCAGCTTGCGAGGCAGGATTACTTGGAGGTGCCACAACGACATCTGCACAGGCCACAAAAGGAATATCAGGCAAAATGA
- the LOC120286124 gene encoding uncharacterized protein LOC120286124 isoform X1, translating into MEEHDSEKWQLRSQAAFEKFDIDRDGYITPEELRLQTGLKGSVGPLLEEADVVNKDGKISLSEFRRLLRTASMGSQNLPSPSGYWNLRSILELLGVKKRGGSTRQVTYFGYSRYTEPTMMTASVLRSIANGNPCTKVSIEGFCMAPQVSREVLEDEGLERLLAVVVYLVRGKGYTGVRLLMSVGCVGC; encoded by the exons ATGGAGGAACATGACTCAGAGAAGTGGCAGCTGCGGTCACAGGCcgcttttgaaaaatttgacattGATCGTGATGGTTATATAACCCCAGAAGAACTTCGACTG CAGACAGGTTTGAAAGGCTCCGTCGGTCCTCTGCTAGAGGAAGCTGACGTCGTCAACAAAGATGGGAAAATAAGTTTATCGGAGTTCAGAAGGCTGTTAAGAACTGCAAGCATGGGCTCTCAAAACTTGCCGAGCCCATCTGGTTATTGGAATTTGAGATCCATTCTGGAGCTTTTGGGtgttaaaaagagaggagggagCACGAGACAGGTTACGTATTTTGGTTACTCAAGATATACCGAGCCAACCATGATGACCGCCTCTGTACTCCGCTCCATTGCCAATGGAAATCCCTGTACAAAAGTTAGTATCGAGGGATTTTGCATGGCACCCCAAGTTAGCCGAGAAGTGCTTGAGGATGAAGGTTTGGAGAGATTGCTGGCTGTGGTCGTTTACTTGGTGAGAGGGAAGGGCTATACGGGCGTACGTCTTCTAATGAGTGTGGGATGTGTAGGCTGCTGA
- the LOC120286124 gene encoding uncharacterized protein LOC120286124 isoform X2: MEEHDSEKWQLRSQAAFEKFDIDRDGYITPEELRLTGLKGSVGPLLEEADVVNKDGKISLSEFRRLLRTASMGSQNLPSPSGYWNLRSILELLGVKKRGGSTRQVTYFGYSRYTEPTMMTASVLRSIANGNPCTKVSIEGFCMAPQVSREVLEDEGLERLLAVVVYLVRGKGYTGVRLLMSVGCVGC; the protein is encoded by the exons ATGGAGGAACATGACTCAGAGAAGTGGCAGCTGCGGTCACAGGCcgcttttgaaaaatttgacattGATCGTGATGGTTATATAACCCCAGAAGAACTTCGACTG ACAGGTTTGAAAGGCTCCGTCGGTCCTCTGCTAGAGGAAGCTGACGTCGTCAACAAAGATGGGAAAATAAGTTTATCGGAGTTCAGAAGGCTGTTAAGAACTGCAAGCATGGGCTCTCAAAACTTGCCGAGCCCATCTGGTTATTGGAATTTGAGATCCATTCTGGAGCTTTTGGGtgttaaaaagagaggagggagCACGAGACAGGTTACGTATTTTGGTTACTCAAGATATACCGAGCCAACCATGATGACCGCCTCTGTACTCCGCTCCATTGCCAATGGAAATCCCTGTACAAAAGTTAGTATCGAGGGATTTTGCATGGCACCCCAAGTTAGCCGAGAAGTGCTTGAGGATGAAGGTTTGGAGAGATTGCTGGCTGTGGTCGTTTACTTGGTGAGAGGGAAGGGCTATACGGGCGTACGTCTTCTAATGAGTGTGGGATGTGTAGGCTGCTGA